One genomic window of Megachile rotundata isolate GNS110a chromosome 12, iyMegRotu1, whole genome shotgun sequence includes the following:
- the Ca-alpha1D gene encoding ca[2+]-channel protein alpha[[1]] subunit D isoform X1, with amino-acid sequence MSAGGDGGSGLGPPELPGAQPTAATPPILGQHRNPQTAQDGQPATAQSQTGQTFGTSTGAAKSATKRPARRGGKPPPDRPVRALFCLTLKNPVRKMCIDVVEWKPFEWLILMTIFANCVALAVYTPYPFGDSNLTNQYLEKIEYIFLVIFTVECVMKIIAYGFVAHPGAYLRNGWNMLDFSIVVIGMVSTVLSILMKEGFDVKALRAFRVLRPLRLVSGVPSLQVVLNSILRAMIPLLHIALLVLFVIIIYAIIGLELFSGKMHKTCRHNVTDAIMEGPVPCGPGGFQCEKVGPEYHCSKRFWEGPNWGITNFDNFGLAMLTVFQCVTLEGWTDVLYSIEDAMGSSWQWIYFISMVILGAFFVMNLILGVLSGEFSKEREKAKARGDFHKLREKQQIEDDLRGYLDWITQAEDIEPETDEPKMQDGKSKQQSEMESTDQLEGDEEGVQQESVWRRKKRDFDRVNRRMRRACRKAVKSQVFYWLIIVLVFLNTGVLATEHYNQPHWLDDFQEITNMFFIALFSMEMMLKMYSLGFQGYFVSLFNRFDCFVVIGSITEMILTNTQVMPPLGVSVLRCVRLLRVFKVTKYWKSLSNLVASLLNSIQSIASLLLLLFLFIVIFALLGMQVFGGKFNFSELQDKPRHNFDSFWQSLLTVFQILTGEDWNAVMYDGIRAYGGVASFGMLACFYFIILFICGNYILLNVFLAIAVDNLADAESLTAIEKEAEEEAKKNKSHSASPARDEESGEQGDGGEGTGGEDEGGGTDLEHDPNETMEDYEAALDTETSEKSEDTNTHAKVRLNIDESDEEVEEEEEVEQNEMHDDGTEQGVSARPRRMSEFNMATKKQPIPPASAFFIFSQTNRVRVFCHWLCNHSYFGNVILVCIMISSAMLAAEDPLRASSYRNQILLNFDYFFTTVFTIEIWLKMISYGFIIHDGAFCRSAFNLLDLLVVCSSLISMSFSSGAFSVVKVLRVLRVLRPLRAINRAKGLKHVVQCVIVAVKTIGNIVLVTSLLQFVFAVIGVQLFKYVVKCVIVAIKTIGNIMLVTYLLQFMFAVIGVQLFKGKFFSCSDASKMTKDECQGTYLEFENGNINKPVMKERTWGQNRFHFDDVAKAMLTLFTVSTFEGWPSLLDVSIDSNKEDHGPIHNFRPIVAAYYIIYIIIIAFFMVNIFVGFVIVTFQNEGEQEYKNCELDKNQRNCIEFALKAKPVRRYIPKHRIQYKVWWFVTSQPFEYTIFTLIMINTVTLAMKFYRQPEIYTEALDVLNMIFTAVFALEFIFKLAAFRFKNYFGDAWNVFDFIIVLGSFIDIVYSEVNPGSTIISINFFRLFRVMRLVKLLSRGEGIRTLLWTFIKSFQALPYVALLIIMLFFIYAVIGMQVFGKIAIDDETSINRNNNFQSFPQAVLVLFRSATGEAWQEIMMDCSAQPGVVKCDPKSDEESNQNGCGSDIAFPYFISFYVLCSFLIINLFVAVIMDNFDYLTRDWSILGPHHLDEFIRLWSEYDPDAKGRIKHLDVVTLLRKISPPLGFGKLCPHRVACKRLVSMNMPLNSDGTVLFNATLFAVVRTSLRIKTEGNIDDANAELREVIKKIWKRTSPKLLDQVVPPPGGDDEVTVGKFYATFLIQDYFRRFKKRKEQEMKDGDKECHNTVTLQAGLRTLHEAGPELKRAISGNLEELLDDNPEPMHRRNHSLFGSVWSSMRKGHHGFNRARSLKVNSTTKASPTNSIDFLPYSSLQRTVGPDAPNQITARSHQVVPNVAGGLSDSAMNQMGIDAKLTGIEESIPLRPLAAFGNPVQQQSTYHPSYKMVDSVQDGIERRQLTPPTPPPRRNPASSVAPVTATAIVQLSSSKSASATPSIATCTNTSTATTSPSSNGTSSSNGTRCYYSYATRPCCVDCAVWSNHAAIDHEDGNSSTGSEFSESDESAGSEGSEEAGSEGGEEDGTDNGKAGAGPGIGGGEAGGTGGGGGGDGGRKGGDDSGESSSWSDSEKCGRRGGSLRLEFGVASRSRARGRRGPSSLVGKSAPSSFRKRDANNGGGRSSSSTTSASTGFAQSVANGLKLARTRAIAVAGFLADVDDSRHDRVCASCLSHRAYQGRVSWAGESNGSIGAERLSHSLPGSPADRKPNFEVIGSAESLVGRVLVEQGLGKYCDPEFVRYTSREMQEALDMTREEMDRAAHQLLLQERRGQPLSYQLQQGADQPWTLPGYQQMPQPTGIGYQPLQEQQPTGPRQYRTYYRGTGSGQDPSPDASGQHHQPPPS; translated from the exons GAAAAAATAGAGTATATATTTCTTGTGATTTTTACGGTCGAGTGCGTGATGAAGATCATCGCTTACGGTTTCGTCGCTCATCCTGGAGCTTATCTTCGGAACGGATGGAACATGTTAGATTTTTCGATAGTAGTCATAGG AATGGTGAGCACGGTGTTGTCGATACTAATGAAAGAAGGTTTCGACGTGAAAGCGCTGAGGGCTTTTCGAGTGTTGCGACCTCTTAGGCTGGTTTCTGGAGTACCGA GTCTTCAAGTGGTCTTAAACTCTATTTTGAGAGCGATGATACCCCTTCTACATATCGCTCTACTCGTTCTCTTCGTCATCATTATTTACGCTATCATCGGCCTCGAGCTGTTCTCTGGCAAAATGCATAAAACTTGCAGGCATAACGTAACCG ACGCGATAATGGAAGGCCCAGTTCCTTGCGGACCCGGTGGCTTCCAATGCGAGAAGGTCGGGCCCGAATATCACTGTAGCAAACGGTTTTGGGAGGGCCCGAACTGGGGTATCACGAATTTCGACAACTTTGGCCTTGCCATGTTGACGGTCTTCCAATGCGTCACGCTCGAGGGTTGGACGGACGTACTGTACAGC ATCGAAGACGCGATGGGAAGTTCGTGGCAATGGATctatttcatttctatggtcATACTTGGAGCTTTCTTCGTGATGAATCTGATTCTCGGTGTGTTGTCCGG CGAGTTCTCTaaggagagagagaaagcgaaaGCGAGAGGCGACTTCCACAAACTCAGGGAGAAGCAACAAATCGAAGACGATCTGAGGGGGTATCTGGATTGGATCACGCAAGCCGAGGACATCGAGCCGGAAACGGACGAGCCGAAAATGCAGGACGGGAAAT CGAAACAGCAAAGCGAGATGGAGAGCACGGATCAATTGGAGGGTGACGAGGAAGGGGTTCAACAAGAGTCCGTGTGGAGAAGAAAAAAGCGCGACTTCGACAG AGTGAACAGGAGAATGAGGAGGGCCTGTAGAAAAGCCGTCAAGTCGCAGGTTTTCTACTGGTTGATCATAGTATTGGTTTTTTTGAACACCGGAGTTCTGGCGACCGAGCATTACAATCAGCCGCATTGGTTGGACGACTTTCAAG AAATCACAAACATGTTTTTTATCGCGCTCTTCTCCATGGAGATGATGTTGAAGATGTACAGTTTAGGATTTCAA GGTTACTTTGTCTCGCTGTTTAATCGTTTCGATTGCTTCGTGGTGATCGGCTCGATCACCGAGATGATCCTCACGAACACGCAGGTGATGCCGCCTCTGGGCGTCTCCGTACTTCGTTGCGTCCGGTTACTCAGGGTATTCAAAGTGACGAA ATATTGGAAGTCGCTGTCGAATCTGGTGGCTTCTCTCCTGAACTCGATACAATCGATCGCGTCGTTGTTGCTTCTACTCTTCCTGTTTATCGTGATTTTTGCCCTGCTAGGCATGCAG GTGTTCGGTGGAAAGTTCAATTTTAGCGAGTTACAGGACAAGCCTCGTCACAATTTCGACAGTTTCTGGCAAAGTTTGTTGACCGTGTTTCAA ATACTGACAGGCGAGGATTGGAACGCCGTGATGTACGACGGTATCAGAGCTTACGGAGGTGTAGCCAGCTTCGGCATGCTTGCTTGTTTTTATTTCATCATTCTTTTTATATGCGGTAACT ATATTCTACTGAACGTCTTCTTGGCCATCGCCGTCGATAACCTCGCGGACGCCGAGTCGTTGACTGCCATCGAAAAGGAAGCCGAAGAAGAG GCCAAAAAGAATAAATCTCACAGCGCGTCGCCGGCCAGGGACGAAGAGAGCGGAGAACAGGGCGATGGTGGCGAAGGCACAGGCGGAGAAGACGAAGGTGGTGGCACGGATTTGGAACACGATCCGAACGAGACGATGGAAGATTACGAGGCAGCTTTGGACACGGAAAC GTCGGAAAAGAGCGAAGATACGAATACTCACGCGAAAGTGCGGCTGAACATAGACGAGTCCGACGAAGAGGTGGAGGAAGAGGAGGAAGTCGAACAAAACGAGATGCACG ACGACGGCACGGAACAAGGGGTGTCGGCTAGACCACGAAGAATGTCGGAGTTTAACATGGCCACGAAGAAACAACCGATTCCCCCTGCTTCGgcttttttcattttctcccAAACGAACAG AGTTCGAGTGTTTTGTCACTGGCTCTGCAATCATAGCTATTTCGGCAACGTGATTCTCGTGTGCATCATGATATCGTCGGCCATGTTAGCCGCCGAAGATCCATTGAGGGCTTCGTCTTATAGGAATCAG ATATTATTGAATTTCGACTATTTTTTCACCACAGTGTTTACGATCGAGATCTGGCTGAAAATGATCTCGTACGGTTTTATCATACACGACGGCGCTTTCTGTCGATCGGCGTTTAATTTGCTCGACCTGTTGGTCGTTTGTTCTTCTCTCATTTCTATGTCTTTCAG CTCCGGTGCATTTTCCGTGGTAAAAGTGCTTCGAGTGTTGCGCGTCCTGAGGCCTCTGCGCGCCATCAATCGTGCCAAGGGATTAAAG CACGTAGTACAGTGCGTCATCGTAGCGGTAAAGACTATCGGAAACATAGTCCTCGTCACCAGCCTCCTGCAGTTCGTGTTCGCCGTCATTGGCGTACAACTGTTCAAG TACGTAGTGAAGTGTGTGATTGTCGCCATTAAAACGATCGGCAACATTATGTTGGTCACCTATCTCCTTCAGTTCATGTTCGCTGTTATCGGGGTACAGCTGTTTAAG GGTAAATTTTTCTCTTGTTCCGATGCATCGAAAATGACGAAGGACGAATGTCa GGGTACCTACCTAGAATTCGAAAACGGTAATATCAATAAGCCGGTGATGAAGGAGAGAACTTGGGGCCAGAATCGTTTCCATTTCGACGACGTGGCGAAGGCGATGCTCACGCTTTTCACCGTATCCACGTTCGAAGGCTGGCCTTC ATTGCTAGACGTGTCGATCGACTCTAACAAGGAGGATCACGGACCAATTCATAATTTTCGACCGATAGTGGCCGCGTACTACATCATTTACATCATTATCATAGCATTCTTCATGGTGAACATCTTCGTTGGTTTCGTTATTGTCACTTTCCAGAACGAGGGTGAGCAAGAGTACAAAAACTGCGAGCTCGATAAAAATCAG CGGAACTGCATCGAGTTCGCGTTAAAGGCTAAACCGGTGAGACGATACATACCGAAGCATCGAATACAGTACAAAGTGTGGTGGTTCGTCACCTCGCAGCCGTTCGAGTATACGATTTTCACCCTGATCATGATCAATACCGTCACGTTAGCGATGAAGTTTTACCGGCAACCGGAAATCTACACGGAAGCGTTGGACGTTCTCAACATGATCTTCACCGCGGTCTTTGCCCTCGAGTTTATCTTCAAGCTAGCGGCGTTTCGATTCAAG AATTACTTCGGCGATGCTTGGAACGTGTTCGACTTCATAATCGTGCTCGGAAGTTTCATCGACATCGTCTATTCGGAAGTGAAC CCCGGCTCGACCATCATTTCCATCAACTTTTTTCGGCTGTTCCGCGTAATGAGATTGGTCAAGTTGCTAAGCAGAGGGGAAGGTATCAGAACGCTTCTCTGGACATTCATAAAATCGTTTCAAGCTCTGCCGTACGTAGCCCTACTCATCATAATGTTGTTCTTCATTTACGCCGTGATAGGAATGCAG GTGTTTGGAAAAATCGCTATCGACGACGAGACATCGATAAACCGGAACAATAATTTCCAGTCGTTCCCGCAAGCGGTATTGGTCTTGTTTCGATCGGCTACAG GAGAGGCTTGGCAAGAGATCATGATGGACTGCTCGGCGCAACCGGGCGTAGTGAAGTGCGATCCGAAGAGCGACGAAGAATCCAATCAGAATGGCTGTGGATCCGACATTGCATTTCCCTACTTTATATCTTTCTACGTTTTATGCTCTTTCCTC ATCATCAATCTCTTCGTCGCCGTGATCATGGACAATTTCGATTACTTGACGAGGGATTGGTCCATCCTGGGTCCGCACCATTTGGACGAGTTCATTCGCCTCTGGTCAGAGTACGATCCCGACGCGAAAGGCCGTATCAAGCATCTGGACGTGGTCACTCTTCTCCGAAAGATATCACCGCCCCTAGGTTTCGGTAAACTCTGTCCTCACCGAGTCGCGTGCAAA AGGCTGGTCTCCATGAACATGCCGTTGAACAGCGACGGCACGGTTTTGTTCAACGCGACTCTGTTCGCCGTGGTGAGAACTTCGCTGCGAATCAAGACCGAGGGAAATATCGACGACGCGAACGCCGAGCTCAGAGAAGTGATCAAGAAGATCTGGAAAAGGACTAGTCCGAAACTGTTGGATCAAGTAGTGCCGCCACCAGGAG GCGACGACGAAGTAACCGTCGGTAAATTCTACGCCACTTTCCTCATTCAGGACTACTTCCGAAGGTTCAAAAAACGCAAAGAACAAGAGATGAAAGACGGAGATAAAGAATGCCACAATACCGTAACGCTACAG GCCGGTCTTCGAACCTTGCACGAAGCTGGACCCGAGCTGAAGAGAGCCATCTCCGGTAACCTGGAGGAACTTTTGGACGACAATCCGGAACCTATGCACAGG agAAATCATTCGCTGTTCGGAAGCGTCTGGTCGAGCATGAGAAAAGGACATCACGGTTTCAATCGAGCCAGGTCGCTGAAAGTAAACTCGACGACTAAG GCATCTCCGACGAATTCCATCGATTTCCTGCCATACTCGTCGCTTCAGAGAACCGTCGGTCCCGATGCACCGAATCAGATAACCGCGAGGTCGCATCAAGTCGTGCCAAACGTAGCAGG TGGTTTGAGCGACAGCGCGATGAATCAGATGGGTATCGACGCGAAACTCACCGGTATCGAGGAGAGCATTCCTCTGAGACCATTGGCCGCGTTCGGAAATCCCGTCCAGCAACAATCAACCTATCATCCATCTTACAAAATGGTCGA CAGTGTTCAGGACGGAATCGAGCGGCGGCAGCTGACCCCACCGACACCACCGCCACGAAGGAATCCAGCCTCGTCCGTCGCACCGGTCACTGCAACGGCCATCGTGCAACTCTCGTCCAGCAAGTCAGCCAGCGCAACGCCGTCGATCGCCACGTGCACGAACACCTCGACCGCCACGACCAGCCCGAGCTCCAACGGGACCTCTTCCTCCAACGGGACCCGTTGCTATTATTCCTACGCGACTCGGCCATGCTGCGTCGATTGTGCCGTCTGGAGTAATCACG CCGCCATAGATCACGAGGATGGGAATTCGTCGACGGGAAGCGAGTTCAGCGAGTCGGATGAGTCGGCAGGGTCGGAAGGATCGGAAGAAGCAGGTTCGGAAGGGGGCGAAGAGGATGGAACGGATAACGGAAAGGCAGGAGCAGGGCCAGGGATCGGCGGCGGGGAGGCGGGCGGTACAGGAGGAGGCGGAGGAGGAGATGGAGGAAGGAAAGGAGGAGACGACTCGGGAGAGTCTAGCAGTTGGAGCGACTCGGAAAAGTGTGGACGTCGAGGAGGATCGTTGAGGCTGGAGTTCGGCGTGGCGTCTCGGTCTCGTGCTCGTGGCCGACGCGGGCCGAGCTCGTTGGTCGGCAAATCGGCGCCGTCCAGTTTCCGAAAACGCGACGCCAACAACGGCGGTGGTCGATCGAGCAGTTCGACTACGTCCGCGAGTACCGGATTCGCGCAGAGCGTCGCCAACGGGCTGAAACTCGCTCGAACACGGGCAATCGCAGTTGCCGGCTTCCTCGCCGACGTCGACGACTCGCGCCACGATCGCGTCTGCGCCTCCTGTCTGTCGCATCGGGCTTACCAAGGCAGAG TGTCCTGGGCCGGAGAGAGTAACGGAAGCATCGGCGCAGAGCGCCTGTCCCACAGTTTGCCGGGCAGTCCCGCGGACCGGAAGCCCAACTTCGAGGTGATCGGAAGCGCCGAGAGTTTGGTTGGTCGG GTTCTCGTGGAACAAGGACTTGGTAAATACTGCGACCCGGAGTTCGTCAGATACACGTCGCGAGAGATGCAAGAAGCGCTCGACATGACGCGCGAGGAGATGGATCGCGCGGCTCATCAGTTGCTTCTTCAAGAACGCCGAGGTCAACCGCTCAGCTACCAGTTACAGCAAGGCGCGGACCAACCGTGGACGCTACCGGGTTATCAACAGATGCCGCAGCCGACGGGTATCGGCTATCAACCGCTGCAAGAGCAACAGCCTACCGGTCCACGACAGTACCGAACGTATTATCGAGGCACAGGTAGCGGCCAAGACCCGTCGCCGGACGCGTCCGGACAACACCACCAACCGCCGCCGTCTTAA